In Gavia stellata isolate bGavSte3 chromosome 33, bGavSte3.hap2, whole genome shotgun sequence, the DNA window ttgcacccccctgccccactgcaaTCCCTCGCCCCATCGCACCCCACTCACCCCATcacatcccccccaccccatcacaccccTCCCTCACCCCATCACAACCCCCCCTCGCCCCATtgcatccccctgccccactgcaacccccccgccccatcgcACCCCCCTCACCACGTTGCACCCCCCTTACCCCATCGtgcccccccctcaccccatCGCACCCCCCTCATCCCATCTCACCCCCCCTCACCCCAACGCAGCCTCCACCCCATCACATCCCCCCACCGCCCCATCGCACCCCCCCATCTCACCCCCCCTCACCCCATCgtacccccccccgccccatcgcacgcccccctgccccatcgcacagccctgccccactgcaacccccccgccccatcacATCCCCCCTCACCCCATCGCACCCCCCTCACTCCATTGCATCCCCCCGCCCCATTGCATCCCACTGCCCCATCGCGCCCCCCTCACCCCATTGAACACACCCCTCACCCCAttgcagcccctgccccactgcaATCCCTCGCCCCATCGCACCCCCATCGCACCCCCCCCTCACCCCATCACATCCCCCTGGCCCGTtgcacccccctgccccattgCACACTCCCCCCGCCCCATTGCACACCCCTCATCCATCGcacacccccctgccccattgcccccccctcaccccactGCAACCCCTCGCCCCAccacacccccccgccccatcgcacccccccgccccattgCACCCCCCTCACCCCATAGCAACCCCTCGCCCCATTGCGCACCCCCCTCACCCTGTtgcacccccctgccccattgTATGCTCCCCTCACCCCATTGCAACCCCTCAGCCCATCACACCCCCCTCGCCCCATtgcacccccctgccccactgcacGCCCCCCTCACCCCGTTGCACCCCCTTTGTCCCAGCACGCTCCCCGTGTCCCATCACACACAGCTTTCATCCTCTCACCCACGCCCCTCCTGTTCctctgcccccctgccccaccttacactccccccaccccgccgcaCGCTCCTCCGCCTCGCACCCCCTTCCCCGAGCGTGGGGGCCCTTCAccccggcacagcccccccCTGCGCCCCTCGCCCGCGGCGGGGTGGCACCCCGGGCTccgctgcctgcagccacccctctccctgccctcagGGCGCCTGCCTGCGCTGAAGACACGGGACGAGGGCACCATCTCCAAAACCCAGCAGATCATAACTCACCTCAGGAAACAGGTAGGagggggggggcgaggggcaccccctgccccgggCTGGAGGGCACCGGAGCCCCCCTGGGAAGGAGGGGGCTTTGTCCCGGTCGCCCAAGAGGCACGGGCGGGATTTGCCGCTTCCCCGCCGGATCACGCCCGTTGCGTTTGCGCTGCAGAAGTATAACGCCGACTACGACCTCTCGGCTACGCAAGGGGCGGACACGCTGGCCTTCGTGTCCCTGCTGGAAGAGAAACTGCTGCCGGTGCTGGTGGGTCTCCCTGCGGAAACATCTCGGGGGGGATGCCGACACGGGGAAGGTGGTCTCGCCGAGGACTGGATCCGCTCCCTGGAGCGATGCCGGCGGGCTCGGGTGTGCGCCCACCTGCCAGGAGAGCCAGAGAACGCTGCAGGCAGCAAAATCCCAGGGACCTGGAGCATCAGCAGTGGGGatcggggtgctgggggggtcttGTGTGGCAGCGGTGGGTtgtgcagccagggctggggtctGGCCTTGACCCTGatgctccctcagcccctcgcGGTCTCCGCAGCAGCCAATTCTGTGCCAGGCACATGGTGCCGGTGTGAGCGACGCCGGGCACGGGCTCCATGGCGCCCGCCACGGCAAAGGGCTGCGCTGGCTCCAGCCGCGCCACGGCCTGGGCACGGATCGTTCTCCGCTGCAGATCCACACCTTCTGGGTGGACGCGAAGAACTACGTGGAGCACACGCGGAAGTGGTACGCGGAAACCATTCCCTTCCCCCTGAACTTCTTCCTACCCAACTGCATGCACAAGCAGCACCTGGAGCGGCTGCAGCTCATGTGGGGAGACGGCTACATGGAGGATgaggagaagctggagaaggaggtgaGGGGATGTGGTCTGGGCATGGCAGGTCCTTGGCGGGTGCCCAGAGGGACCCACGTGAGCCCAAAATCTTAATTGGGGTCTGGGTTTCACCCTGGCTGAGCACCCCCTTCCCGCTCCCCTTAGCACCCTTGCAGTCTGCCGCGTGGCCGGGTGGGTGACAACCCTCtgtcctccttctccagctctaCCGGGATGCTCGGGAATGCCTGACGCTCCTGTCCCAGCGCCTCGGCTCCCAGAAGTTTTTCTTCGGAGACTCGTAGGTGGACGTAGGGAGAAGGTGCTCTGGCCTGGTCCCGCGCTCAGGCAGGACCCGGAGCCCGCAGCTGCAGGGAACCTGCAGCCCTTGCGCGTCGCATTGCGGGTTGGACAGGCTCGCAGGGGACAGGGCTGTCCGTGGCAGCACGGAGCGACGCGGGCGGCAGGAATTAAGGCCACAGGAgctgccgccggccccggcgTGTTTCCCCCTCTCTGTTTGAGCCAGCGGAGCTGCTCCGGGATGGGCTCATCCCGCTCCCCTCCCGTCCTCACCTCGGGGGCTGGAAGCAGAGAGCCTTCCCGAGGAGGAGGAGCCGCTTGCCGtcccctggggtgcagggggctgggggtggccgAGGTGTCGAGGTGGCTTTGGGTGGGGACAGCAGGAGGAGGCGGGAGGGACCGTGACCCAGTCGCAGGTCTCTGCACCCCAGGCCGGCCTCGCTCGACGCCTTCGTCTTCAGCCGCCTGGCGCCGCTCCTGAAGGCGAAGCTGCCCAACGggaaactgcagcagcaccTGAAGTCCCTGCAGAACCTGTGCAACTACTGCACCTCCATCCTCAGCCTCTACTTCCCCTGGGACGGAGGTGAGATGTGTCCCCCCGCCTCGTCCCGCAGGCTCAGGGTGACCCGTCCCCCCTCCACACCCCCTCTCTGTCCCCCCAGGTGAGCCCCCAGCCAGTGCCCCGCGGGCTGCGGGCGCCGACGGCGGCGAGACGGAGGAGGATCCCCACAAACGGCGCAACCAGCTGCTGTcggtgctggtggggctggcGGCCATGCTGGGCTACGCCTTCCTGAGCGGCATCGTCTCCATCCAGCGCGGTGGTGCGGGGCCGGCTGGCCGCCAGCCCATCaccctggaggaggaggaagaggaggaggaggagtaagGAATTGCTGCGCGACTGTTCCTCCTCCGGTCCCTGGAACTGACTGTTTTTACGCCGGAAGCCTGGCAGCATTGCTCCCTGCGGGTGCTCCGCTCTGCATCCCCCCAGGAATCGCAGCCCTCGCCGTTGGGAGCGCGCCTGCCACACCAATAAACCTCCCTCTCTCCGCCTGCACCCTCTCGTCCTCCCAGCAAGCTCAGGGCCCTTCCCAGTTTCCCCAGTTGCGCAGGCTGGAGCGCTGCGGCGGGCACTGATGTGCTGCCCCGTTGCCTGTCCTGCTCAGCCCCGGTACCGCACCCCGTGtccttcccccagctctgcccctcgTCCCCAGCCTCGGGGCTCTCTGGGGATGGGGCGAAGGGGAGACCTGGGGGTTTTTAGGTTCCTGAAAGCGTCTCTGAGCGTCTCAGCAGCATCCCCATCCTTTCTCCggcagctgtggggctgagccctcCGTCTCCCCCACCATGTGGCATCCCTGCcctccagctgccaggcagagcAAGCTGTAGGTTCTGTGGGGCCGGTCCCCCAACCACCACGCTGCTGCCAGGCCGGTTCCCCCGAGACCCGCAGCACGGCCGGGGATGGTCCCTGGCCAGCAGCAAAGGAGACCCGGGCTCCTCGGCAGGACACGTCCCCAGCCCGGGAGGGCGCGAGGGCTCCCCACTGCTGGAGGGACACCCGGagcccagctccccacagcgGTGTGAGCAGGGTGGCGAgcggctgcgg includes these proteins:
- the MTX1 gene encoding metaxin-1 isoform X1, translated to MAAPMELFCWAGGWGLPSVDPDCLAVLTYARFTGAPLKVHRVSSPWRSPSGRLPALKTRDEGTISKTQQIITHLRKQKYNADYDLSATQGADTLAFVSLLEEKLLPVLIHTFWVDAKNYVEHTRKWYAETIPFPLNFFLPNCMHKQHLERLQLMWGDGYMEDEEKLEKELYRDARECLTLLSQRLGSQKFFFGDSPASLDAFVFSRLAPLLKAKLPNGKLQQHLKSLQNLCNYCTSILSLYFPWDGGEPPASAPRAAGADGGETEEDPHKRRNQLLSVLVGLAAMLGYAFLSGIVSIQRGGAGPAGRQPITLEEEEEEEEE
- the MTX1 gene encoding metaxin-1 isoform X2 produces the protein MAAPMELFCWAGGWGLPSVDPDCLAVLTYARFTGAPLKVHRVSSPWRSPSGRLPALKTRDEGTISKTQQIITHLRKQKYNADYDLSATQGADTLAFVSLLEEKLLPVLHLERLQLMWGDGYMEDEEKLEKELYRDARECLTLLSQRLGSQKFFFGDSPASLDAFVFSRLAPLLKAKLPNGKLQQHLKSLQNLCNYCTSILSLYFPWDGGEPPASAPRAAGADGGETEEDPHKRRNQLLSVLVGLAAMLGYAFLSGIVSIQRGGAGPAGRQPITLEEEEEEEEE